The following is a genomic window from Dermatophilaceae bacterium Soc4.6.
GCCACCTCGTAGACCGGCACGACCTGGGCCCGCCCGAGGGTGTGGGAGAACAGGTTGAAGCCGAGGATGGTCGGTGTCGCGTCGGCCGGCACGGCGAGCGTCTCGACGTCGACCGCGTGCACCACGACGAAGTAGCGGTGGTGACCGTGGCCCGCCGGTGGCGCGGCACCGAGGTACTGCGTCACGCCGCCGTCGGTCTTCAGCTGGATCGCCCCGTCGGGGAGCCCTGAGCCCTCGGCGTCACCCGCTCCGGTGGCGAGCTCGGTGACGGACACCGGGAGGTTGAGGACGGCCCAGTGCCAGAACCCTGCGGCGGTGGGGGCGTCGGGGTCGTACATCGTCACGGCGAAGCTCTTGGTGCCCTCGGGGAATCCCGACCAGCTCAGCTGCGGCGAGACGTCCTGCCCACCGGCGCCGAAGATGCCACTGACCTGCGCCGTGCCGAGGGTCTTTCCGTCGGCGACGTCGGTCGAGGTGACCTCGAAGGACGGCACCTGCGGCAGGGCGGCATACGGGTCGTACGAGTAGTCGGGCACAGGAGTCCTCCTGGGACGTGGGGTTCGGGATCGGGGGACGCACTGCTGAGCGTCCTGCTTCGCACGCTACCCCGCGCCCGTCGGACCGGCACGGGGGCACCGGCCACCTAGGCTGTGGGGGTGACGTTTGCGCGGGACCTGGCCGCCGTGCTTCGGGTGACCGGCTTCCGACGGCTCTTCGCCGTGCGCCTGGTGTCGCAGCTGTCCGACGGGGTCTTCCAGGTCGCCCTCGCGTCGAACCTGCTCTTCTCACCCGAGCAGGCCCCGGACGCGCGGTCCATCGCCGTCGCCCTCACCGTGGTGCTGCTGCCCTTCACCGCCCTCGGTCCCTTCGTCGGGGTGCTGCTCGACCGGTGGCCCCGGCGGCTGGTGATCGTCGGTGCGAACGCCGCCCGGGTGGTGCTGCTGCTCTTGCTGGCCGCCGACGTCGCCCGTCACGACCAGGGGCCCCTGTTCTACGCGCTCGTGCTGGTCACCTTCTCGGTCAACCGCTTCCTGCTCGCGGGGCTGTCGGCCGGGCAGCCCCGGGTCGTGCCGAGCGGGCTGCTCGTGACGGCCAACTCGGTCGGCCCGACCTGCGGCAGCCTCACCTACCTCGTCGGTCTGGCGGCCGGCGGCGGGGTGCGGGGTGTCGGGGGCAGCGACGCCCTCATCCTCGTGGTCGGCGCCGGCTGCTACGCCCTCTCGGCGCTGGTCGCCCTTCGTCTGCCCCCGCTCGGGCCGTCGCTCGACGAGGTGCCGACCGAGGTGCGCCGCGCCGCCGGCGACGTGCTGCACGGGATGGTGGCGGCCGTGCGGCACCTGCCACCGCTGGCCCGCCTCGGCCTCGGCGTCGCTGCGGCCATCCGGCTGCCCTACGCAGTCGTGCTCGTCGCCACGGTGCTGCTCTACCGTCGGCACTTCCCCGGGACGGGCACCGGGTTCGAGGGGATCGGGGTGGCCGCGGCGGCGGCCGGGCTCGGCTTCGGCGTCGCGGCCGTCGTGACCCCGGCGCTCACCGAGCGGCTCGGGACGGCCCGCTACGTGTCCCTGCTGAGCGCGCTCGCCGGTGTCGTCGTGGTCGTGCCCGGGGCGTTCTTCACCCAGTGGGCCATCACCGTCACGTCCTTCGGCCTGGGCGTGACGACCCAGGGCGTGAAGATCTGCGTCGACACGACCGTGCAGCAGGTGGTCGCCGACGTCTACCGCGGCCGGCTCTTCGCGCTCTACGACGTGCTCTTCAATGCCGTCCTGATCCTCGGCGCCGTCCTCGCTGCCCTGGTCCTGCCGCCCGACGGGGCGTCGTCCGTCGTGGTCGTGGGCGCGGGCCTGTGGTACCTCGCGGTCGCGGTGGTCGTGGCGCGCCGCTGGCTGGCCGCGGGCGAGCGCTCCCCCGCGTTGCCGGCCGCCTGACCCTGCGGAACCCGCTGGAACCCCCGCGCCCACCCCCCTAGGCTGAAGACGTGCTGGAGCAGACGGTCGTGACGCGCTACGTGACACCTCTGCGTGAGGGCGGCTCGCTGCCCGGTCTCGTCGAGGCCGCCGACGAGGGCACCTACGTCGCGAAGTTCCGCGGGGCCGGACAGGGCGTCAAGGTGCTCGTCGCCGAGGTCCTCGTGGCGGGGCTGGCCGCACTGGTCGACGTGCCCGTGCCGCGCCTGGTGGTGCTCCACCTCGACGCGCAGATCGCGAGGTACGAGGCCGACGAGGAGGTCCAGGACCTGCTCACCGCGAGCCTCGGGCTCAACCTCGGGGTCGACTTCCTGCCGGGCTCCTTCGGCTACGACGGCACCGCCCCTCCACCGCCCGACCTCGCAGCGCGGATCATCTGGCTCGACGCGTTGACCGCCAACGTCGACCGCACCTGGGCCAATCCCAACCTGCTGGTGTGGCACCGCCGGACGTGGGCGATCGACCACGGTGCCGCACTGTACGTG
Proteins encoded in this region:
- a CDS encoding YbhB/YbcL family Raf kinase inhibitor-like protein; translation: MPDYSYDPYAALPQVPSFEVTSTDVADGKTLGTAQVSGIFGAGGQDVSPQLSWSGFPEGTKSFAVTMYDPDAPTAAGFWHWAVLNLPVSVTELATGAGDAEGSGLPDGAIQLKTDGGVTQYLGAAPPAGHGHHRYFVVVHAVDVETLAVPADATPTILGFNLFSHTLGRAQVVPVYEVAAG
- a CDS encoding MFS transporter, encoding MTFARDLAAVLRVTGFRRLFAVRLVSQLSDGVFQVALASNLLFSPEQAPDARSIAVALTVVLLPFTALGPFVGVLLDRWPRRLVIVGANAARVVLLLLLAADVARHDQGPLFYALVLVTFSVNRFLLAGLSAGQPRVVPSGLLVTANSVGPTCGSLTYLVGLAAGGGVRGVGGSDALILVVGAGCYALSALVALRLPPLGPSLDEVPTEVRRAAGDVLHGMVAAVRHLPPLARLGLGVAAAIRLPYAVVLVATVLLYRRHFPGTGTGFEGIGVAAAAAGLGFGVAAVVTPALTERLGTARYVSLLSALAGVVVVVPGAFFTQWAITVTSFGLGVTTQGVKICVDTTVQQVVADVYRGRLFALYDVLFNAVLILGAVLAALVLPPDGASSVVVVGAGLWYLAVAVVVARRWLAAGERSPALPAA
- a CDS encoding HipA family kinase codes for the protein MLEQTVVTRYVTPLREGGSLPGLVEAADEGTYVAKFRGAGQGVKVLVAEVLVAGLAALVDVPVPRLVVLHLDAQIARYEADEEVQDLLTASLGLNLGVDFLPGSFGYDGTAPPPPDLAARIIWLDALTANVDRTWANPNLLVWHRRTWAIDHGAALYVHHSWPGRAPDPTRFADLPFDPAKHVLRDVASSVAAVHDELVARLTPSAVAEVVAQVPTGWLETTPWLADAAAVRESYQALLQARLSSRAWVPGA